Part of the Sphaerochaeta associata genome is shown below.
ATCGGGATGAAGGGTGTCTAGCAGGAAGTACATGTGCCTGATGGCGCATTCCCGGGCAAACACGAACTGTTGGTATTTCTCCAAAGCCTTTATGACCATGAATGTGTTTACACTGACGACCCCGCCGCAGTAACCGTTTCCGTCCTCGCTGAAAGCAGGAGAAGAGGCCGGCACCCCGGGGAACGGGTTGTCGGTTCCGAATTCTTTCGGGTCATGCAGGTATTCAATCATATATGCTGCCCGTTCATCATTGGGAATCTCGGCAAGCATCGCCCAATACGCCCCGATGAATTTGCTTGGAATGCGGTTCTCCTTGATGTCCAAATCATAATAGAAGTTGGTCGAAGGATCCCACATCAGGCTGTTGATTCTCGTCTTGAGGGAGAAATAAATCCGCTTGTATCGGAAACTCAGCTCCTTGTCGTTGAGAATATCACCGATGGCGGACATATACAGGGCGTTGACGGCAAGCTGGGCATTGAAGTCAAGCGGATAGTACACTCGGGAGCGAGGGATGTTGCCGCTTTGGCAGGCTTCCACGGGCACCGAGAAGAGACCGTTGGGCTTCTGGAAGGTTGCCTGGATCCAAGCATAGTGCTTTTCCAGAATGGGCACGATATCCTTCAGCCGCTTTTTGTTGCCGATCTTGTGATAGAAGCTGAATTCAACATAGGCGAAGAGCGGAGGAGAGACTCCCTCTGGATTGTTTGCACTGAACACCGGCTTTCCATCTTCCAAGCTGTAATCACTTCGGATCGCACCGTTGCTCTCTTGTTTTTGGTAGAAATAGTCGAGCAAGGGAAACGGGGAGTTGTTCTGATTGCTGTACACCAGAAACAGGGAAGCAAAACTGGAAAGAAACTGATTGAAGGTTGTCTGGCCAGGATATGAAAGATAAGAACCGCTAAAGCCGTTGGCCTCGGTTCCACTCTTCCAGAGTTCGTCAATCCATACCCAGGATCTGTCATACATATCGACAAAATCCTGATCATAAAAATGTACGAACGGCACCATATCCTTTATCAAATTGGGAACTCCTTACTTAGCAGGTAAACACTGGAAAAACTACATAAGACGCGCATTTTTAAAGATATACTCTCTTTTATGAGAAGTCAATCAGATACACGTTAAGAATCGGAAACGTCAACATTATTGAGAAAACTCAAGGTCTTTTCAAGACATTTTCTATTAATCATTTATAAAATAGCTAATTGTGAGCTAAAAGAAAAGAGTGGTTTTTTAGGAAAACTGTAATCTTTTCGTTGAGTCATCACACTTTTGCCGCCTACTGGACACGGTTTTGCAAATTTTACCAACTCTCAGCAGAACACGGGAAGAATGCTCTCCAAAAGCTCGGTCCGAAACTCCATGCAGCCCTTCGATATCTCCTCTCCATCCACATGCACCGGCATCGCAAAGTCACTGCTCTTCATCACAAGCTTCTTCACCCTGGCAACACTGAATTCCTTCTGCTTCACCTGCTTACCCGAAAGAAACGTCAGGGCAAGGGGAACCATCCTTCTGCTGGGAACCGGTGCATTCGCATAGACCACATCAAAGTATCCGTCGTCAAAGAGGGCATCGGGGCCCATGAGGAAAGCCGAACCCATCCTTCTTCCATTGCAAATACTCAACTGCTGGGTTTTGAGATTGAGTACCTGGTCGTCGAGGGTAAGCTCAACAGTATAGGGAGCGGGATAGTGGATGAGAATCCTGATGAGAGCAAAGACATAGCTTGGGGTACCCGAGACATGCTTGAATTCACTTGCAAGAAAGTTGACCAACGGCTCAAAGCCCACTCCCTGTCCATTTACGAAAAAACGGCCTTCAGGATAGTTTCCCCCATACGTCACCCCGGCGTCTATGACACGGGTTTTTCCCGCCAGAATCACCTCGCATGCTTCCTTCACCGGTTTTGGAATCTGCATACCCCAGGCAAAATCATTGCCCCTGCCTATGGGAATGACCCCAAGAGCCGGTGATGGGATGTTATGCAGCGTCACTGCCTTGAGAATGCCGTTGGCAACCTCATTCACCGTACCATCACCACCGGCGGCGATGATCACCTTGCGACCATCCATCGCCGCTTGGAAGGCGACTCGTTCGGCCCCGTTCCCAATCTCGGTGTGATAAAGCACAACTTCCTTTCCACCTGCACCCAGCAGGGTGCGAATCATATCTTCCTGCTTCTTCGCTTTCCCCTTGGCAGCATGTGGATTCAGTATCACGAAGAGCTCATTGTCTTGCATATAATCCGGCTCCTTACAGCTATTTACACCCGTAGGGCAATACCCTATCATGGCGATGTGAAAACTTATGCCCCTCGCTCAGCATTTCTTCCTACTACGCAAGAAGATTTGCATGTACGGTCCTGGGACCAAATCGACATCGCCTTCATCAGTGCCGATGCCTACGTAGACCATCCCTCATTTGGAGCACCGCTTTTAGCTAGATTGCTGGAGAGTGAAGGATATCGTGTGGGTATTATCGCACAACCCGACTGGAACTCAACCAAAGATTTTCTCAAAATGGGAAAACCAAGGCTTTGTTGTATGATTAGCGGTGGAAATATCGACAGCATGGTTTCCCATTATACAGCAAACAACAAGCCACGCAGCGAAGACGAGTACAGCCCGGGAGGAAAAGCCAGGCTCAGGCCCGATCGTCCCACCCTTGTCTACACGGCGAAAGCAAGACAGGCATACGGCTCCTCCGTCCCCATCATCATAGGAGGCCTGGAAGCATCACTGAGAAGACTCAGCCACTACGACTATTGGACCGATAAAGTTCGCAAGCCCATCATCCTCGATGCGAAAGCCGACCTGCTCGTGTATGGCATGGGCGAGCGTCAGAGCTTGGAAATCGTCAAACGCCTGGATCAGGGTGAAGCAATCCAGAATATGGTGGACATCAAAGGAACGGTCTATGCAACCTCAAGGGCCAAGTTCCAACAGGATTTGATGAGCACCATCGAGCTTCCCTCCTTCGAAGAGGTCGGCGATCGGGACAAACAGTCCAATACCCCCACCGAGCAGGGCAAACAAGCTTATGCAAAGGCGTTTCAGATTCAATTGATGCATCAGAACCCCATCAGGGGCAAGCGCATCATCCAAGCATGCATGGACCGCCTGGTTGTTCAGAATCCTCCCGCCCTTCCTTTGGACGAAGAACAATTCGATCGTCTCTATGAACTGCCCTTCACCTTGGACGCCCATCCCGATTATCAGAAGGATGGGGGAGTACCTGCGCTCAATGAGGTGCAGTTCTCCCTTACCAGCAACCGTGGCTGCTACGGCTCTTGTTCCTTCTGCGCCATAACCAGCCACCAAGGAAGGATGATCCAAACCCGCAGCAAGGCTTCCCTGATCAAGGAAGCCCAGCGGATGACACAACATCCAGCGTTCAAGGGATACATTCATGACCTTGGAGGCCCTACAGCCAACTTCCAGGGACTTGCCTGCGATCAACAGATTGAGAACGGTCCATGCCCTGCAAAGGAGTGCCTGTGGCCGAAGCCGTGCAGCAACCTTAAGGATTATCATGGTCGCTACCTGGACCTATTACAGGCCCTCGAAGCGGTGAAGGGAGTCAAGAAAGTCTTCATTCGAAGTGGAATCCGGTATGACTATCTGCTGGAGGTATGCGACAAGCAGACACGAGAGCGCTTCATGCATCACTTGGTCCAAAACAACGTCAGCGGTCAGTTGAAAGTAGCCCCCGAGCATGTAAGTCCTGCTGCATTGGATGCAATGGGGAAACCTACCGCCGAGCTATTTGATGCCTTCAGTACGCTCTATCAGGATGCAACCGAGCAGGCGGGAAAGAAACAGTACCTCATCCCTTATTTCATAGCAGCTCATCCTGGGTCCACACTCGAGGATGCCATCACCTTGGCCCTCTATCTGGAAAAGACGCATTTTATCCCGGATCAAGTGCAGGAATTTTACCCAACCCCGGGGACAGTCTCCACGTGCATGTACTATACTGGCCTGGATCCACGACCTGGCAAACGATTTACTTCCATACACATCC
Proteins encoded:
- a CDS encoding MGH1-like glycoside hydrolase domain-containing protein; translation: MIKDMVPFVHFYDQDFVDMYDRSWVWIDELWKSGTEANGFSGSYLSYPGQTTFNQFLSSFASLFLVYSNQNNSPFPLLDYFYQKQESNGAIRSDYSLEDGKPVFSANNPEGVSPPLFAYVEFSFYHKIGNKKRLKDIVPILEKHYAWIQATFQKPNGLFSVPVEACQSGNIPRSRVYYPLDFNAQLAVNALYMSAIGDILNDKELSFRYKRIYFSLKTRINSLMWDPSTNFYYDLDIKENRIPSKFIGAYWAMLAEIPNDERAAYMIEYLHDPKEFGTDNPFPGVPASSPAFSEDGNGYCGGVVSVNTFMVIKALEKYQQFVFARECAIRHMYFLLDTLHPDAEMIGDVWEAYLPNKEGYSKTTEIADFPRRRLMPYAGLVTITLMIENIIGLDISLPRKTVNWVMPSLEAMGIENLSLKRNMITILSNKTDRGWEIRLESEKLYYFTIEILGENKKKTLPIPSGKCSMLIDKL
- a CDS encoding YgiQ family radical SAM protein; the protein is MKTYAPRSAFLPTTQEDLHVRSWDQIDIAFISADAYVDHPSFGAPLLARLLESEGYRVGIIAQPDWNSTKDFLKMGKPRLCCMISGGNIDSMVSHYTANNKPRSEDEYSPGGKARLRPDRPTLVYTAKARQAYGSSVPIIIGGLEASLRRLSHYDYWTDKVRKPIILDAKADLLVYGMGERQSLEIVKRLDQGEAIQNMVDIKGTVYATSRAKFQQDLMSTIELPSFEEVGDRDKQSNTPTEQGKQAYAKAFQIQLMHQNPIRGKRIIQACMDRLVVQNPPALPLDEEQFDRLYELPFTLDAHPDYQKDGGVPALNEVQFSLTSNRGCYGSCSFCAITSHQGRMIQTRSKASLIKEAQRMTQHPAFKGYIHDLGGPTANFQGLACDQQIENGPCPAKECLWPKPCSNLKDYHGRYLDLLQALEAVKGVKKVFIRSGIRYDYLLEVCDKQTRERFMHHLVQNNVSGQLKVAPEHVSPAALDAMGKPTAELFDAFSTLYQDATEQAGKKQYLIPYFIAAHPGSTLEDAITLALYLEKTHFIPDQVQEFYPTPGTVSTCMYYTGLDPRPGKRFTSIHIPKGRERHLQRALLQYNKPENRALVLEALEKANRKDLTRVLLARRYTS
- a CDS encoding diacylglycerol/lipid kinase family protein, with translation MQDNELFVILNPHAAKGKAKKQEDMIRTLLGAGGKEVVLYHTEIGNGAERVAFQAAMDGRKVIIAAGGDGTVNEVANGILKAVTLHNIPSPALGVIPIGRGNDFAWGMQIPKPVKEACEVILAGKTRVIDAGVTYGGNYPEGRFFVNGQGVGFEPLVNFLASEFKHVSGTPSYVFALIRILIHYPAPYTVELTLDDQVLNLKTQQLSICNGRRMGSAFLMGPDALFDDGYFDVVYANAPVPSRRMVPLALTFLSGKQVKQKEFSVARVKKLVMKSSDFAMPVHVDGEEISKGCMEFRTELLESILPVFC